From the Oryza glaberrima chromosome 5, OglaRS2, whole genome shotgun sequence genome, one window contains:
- the LOC127774586 gene encoding probable LRR receptor-like serine/threonine-protein kinase At1g56140 isoform X2 codes for MRRWCSRMSGLVWVVLVCSWTWRIAAAQAPQPPKTDPLEAAALNTILGRWGKKASSEWNISGEPCSGLASDKSDWDNYPNINPFIKCDCTFSNNTLCHITRLRVTNLSVVGEIPLELQNFTYMLDLNLGYNYLTGAVPSFFGKFTFMKYLAFPFNALSGPLPKELGNLTNLLSLGISFNNFSGQLPEELGNMTNLQQMYIDSCGFSGPFPSTFSKLQNLKILRSSDNDFTGKIPDYLGIMPKLEDMAFQGNSFEGPIPPSLANLTKLTNLRIGDIVNGSSSLAFISNLTSLSNLILRNCKISGNLAPVDFSKFGVLTLLDLSFNNITGQIPQTILNMTNLEFLFLGNNSFTGSLPDAISPSLKAIDFSYNQLTGGLPSWATQNNFQLNLVANNFELGTIGHSTLPSGLNCLQQDTPCFRGSPEYYSFAVDCGNNRTTRGLDGTIYEPDAAKLGAASYYVTSDTRWGVSNVGNYFLATDGVNIINSPQKIQNVLDSRLFETARMSASSVRYYGLGLENGNYTVLLQFAEFAYPDSQTWLSLGRRVFDIYVQGDLKEKNFDIRKMAGGKSFTAVNRSYTARVSKNFLEIHLFWAGKGTCCVPTQGYYGPMISALSVTPNFTPTVRNGVPKRRSKAGAIAGITIGALVLGVVSLFGVFLLVKKRRTITQQQEELYNLAGQPDVFSNTELKLATDNFSYQNIIGEGGYGPVYKGKLPDGRVIAVKQLSETSHQGKSQFVTEVATISAVQHRNLVKLHGCSIDSKTPLLVYEYLENGSLDRAIFGHSILKLDWATRFDIILGIARGLTYLHEESSVRIVHRDIKASNVLLDTDLTPKISDFGLAKLYDEKKTHVSTRIAGTMGYLAPEYAMRGHLSEKADVFAFGVLMLETVAGRSNTNNSLEESKIYLLEWGSPHQRPPMSRVVAMLTGDVDVAEVVTKPSYITEWQLRDGGSSSYTTSSYAGSSNPEFSRQRETNPLAQSSPTITKASLVGR; via the exons ATGCGGCGTTGGTGCAGCAGGATGAGCGGTCTCGTGTGGGTGGTGCTTGTGTGCTCATGGACATGGAGGATCGCAGCTGCTCAGGCTCCGCAACCACCAAAAACTGATCCACTCGAGG CGGCGGCCCTGAACACGATACTGGGAAGATGGGGCAAGAAGGCGTCGTCGGAGTGGAACATAAGCGGCGAGCCCTGCAGCGGTCTCGCCTCTGACAAAAGCGACTGGGATAACTACCCCAACATCAATCCATTCATCAAGTGCGACTGCACTTTCAGCAACAACACCCTCTGCCACATTACCAGACT GAGGGTAACAAATTTGAGCGTTGTTGGCGAAATACCTTTGGAGCTGCAGAATTTCACCTATATGCTGGACCT GAACCTGGGCTATAATTACTTGACTGGTGCCGTGCCATCATTCTTTGGAAAGTTTACTTTCATGAAATATTT GGCTTTTCCTTTCAATGCACTGTCTGGACCGCTTCCAAAGGAACTTGGAAACCTCACCAATCTCCTCTCGCT GGGCATTAGCTTTAACAATTTTAGCGGTCAACTTCCTGAAGAACTGGGCAATATGACCAATCTTCAGCAGAT GTACATCGATAGTTGTGGATTCAGTGGTCCGTTCCCTTCAACATTCTCAAAACTTCAGAACCTGAAGATCTT GAGGTCATCAGATAACGATTTTACAGGGAAAATACCTGATTATTTGGGGATCATGCCTAAGTTGGAAGATAT GGCTTTCCAAGGAAATTCTTTTGAAGGACCGATCCCACCAAGTTTAGCTAATCTAACCAAGTTAACCAACTT ACGGATTGGTGATATTGTAAATGGGAGCTCTTCATTGGCCTTTATCAGTAACCTCACATCTTTGAGCAACCT AATATTAAGGAACTGCAAGATATCTGGCAATCTCGCACCAGTAGATTTTTCGAAGTTTGGAGTTTTAACCCTGCT GGACTTGAGTTTTAACAATATCACAGGCCAAATTCCTCAAACCATTCTGAATATGACAAATCTTGAATTTCT GTTTCTTGGGAACAACAGCTTTACAGGAAGTCTTCCAGATGCTATAAGCCCATCCTTGAAAGCGAT CGATTTTTCCTACAACCAACTCACCGGAGGCTTGCCTTCTTGGGCTACCCAGAACAACTTCCAATT AAATTTGGTGGCAAACAACTTTGAACTTGGTACCATAGGCCACAG CACTTTACCTTCAGGACTAAACTGCCTCCAGCAAGACACCCCTTGTTTCCGTGGATCTCCAGAAT ACTATTCCTTTGCGGTTGACTGCGGCAATAATAGAACGACTAGAGGCTTAGATGGAACTATTTACGAACCAGATGCTGCAAAACTTGGGGCTGCATCATATTATGTTACTAGTGACACAAGATGGGGTGTAAGCAATGTCGGGAACTACTTTCTGGCTACAGATGGAGTGAACATAATAAATAGTccacagaaaattcagaatgtCCTTGATTCAAGATTATTTGAAACTGCAAGGATGTCGGCGTCGTCAGTGAGGTATTATGGCCTTGGACTCGAGAATGGAAATTACACTGTTCTGCTTCAATTTGCCGAGTTTGCTTATCCAGACTCGCAGACGTGGCTAAGCTTAGGAAGGAGAGTTTTTGACATATATGTCCAG GGTGAtctaaaagaaaagaattttgATATAAGGAAGATGGCGGGTGGAAAATCTTTTACTGCAGTCAACAGAAGTTATACTGCAAGAGTGTCGAAAAATTTCCTTGAGATTCATCTCTTTTGGGCTGGTAAGGGAACTTGTTGTGTACCTACTCAAGGTTACTATGGGCCGATGATCTCAGCATTAAGTGTCACACCAA ATTTTACTCCAACAGTTCGAAATGGTGTACCAAAAAGGAGAAGTAAAGCAGGTGCAATTGCTGGAATAACAATTGGTGCATTAGTGTTAGGAGTAGTATCCTTATTTGGAGTATTTTTGTTGgtaaagaagagaagaacaatAACACAACAGCAAGAag AACTGTACAACCTTGCTGGACAACCTGATGTCTTCAGTAACACTGAACTCAAGCTAGCTACCGACAATTTCAGTTATCAAAACATCATTGGAGAAGGCGGATATGGGCCAGTGTATAAG GGTAAACTACCTGATGGAAGAGTTATAGCAGTGAAACAACTTTCTGAAACATCTCATCAAGGCAAAAGCCAATTTGTGACAGAGGTAGCAACAATCTCTGCTGTGCAACACCGGAATCTTGTTAAATTGCATGGGTGCTCCATTGATAGTAAAACACCCTTGTTAGTTTATGAGTACCTTGAAAATGGAAGCCTGGATCGAGCAATATTTG GACATAGTATCTTAAAACTAGATTGGGCAACGCGATTTGATATCATTTTAGGCATAGCAAGAGGCCTAACATATCTTCATGAGGAGTCAAGTGTCCGCATTGTGCATAGGGACATCAAAGCCAGCAATGTCCTACTTGACACTGACCTCACCCCAAAGATCTCTGACTTTGGACTTGCCAAACTATATGATGAGAAGAAAACTCATGTGAGCACAAGAATTGCGGGCACAAT GGGCTACCTAGCTCCTGAGTATGCAATGAGAGGTCATTTGTCAGAGAAGGCCGATGTTTTTGCATTTGGAGTACTTATGTTGGAGACTGTTGCTGGTCGATCGAATACAAACAACTCCCTTGAGGAAAGCAAGATATATCTCTTGGAGTGG GGTTCACCGCACCAGCGGCCGCCAATGTCAAGGGTTGTGGCAATGCTCACCGGAGATGTTGATGTGGCTGAGGTGGTCACGAAGCCGAGCTATATCACCGAGTGGCAGCTCAGGGATGGTGGGAGCAGTAGCTACACCACTAGTAGCTATGCAGGATCTAGTAACCCTGAGTTTAGTAGGCAGAGGGAGACCAACCCTCTTGCACAGTCATCACCAACGATCACCAAAGCTAGTCTGGTGGGAAGGTGA
- the LOC127774586 gene encoding probable LRR receptor-like serine/threonine-protein kinase At1g56140 isoform X1: protein MRRWCSRMSGLVWVVLVCSWTWRIAAAQAPQPPKTDPLEAAALNTILGRWGKKASSEWNISGEPCSGLASDKSDWDNYPNINPFIKCDCTFSNNTLCHITRLRVTNLSVVGEIPLELQNFTYMLDLNLGYNYLTGAVPSFFGKFTFMKYLAFPFNALSGPLPKELGNLTNLLSLGISFNNFSGQLPEELGNMTNLQQMYIDSCGFSGPFPSTFSKLQNLKILRSSDNDFTGKIPDYLGIMPKLEDMAFQGNSFEGPIPPSLANLTKLTNLRIGDIVNGSSSLAFISNLTSLSNLILRNCKISGNLAPVDFSKFGVLTLLDLSFNNITGQIPQTILNMTNLEFLFLGNNSFTGSLPDAISPSLKAIDFSYNQLTGGLPSWATQNNFQLNLVANNFELGTIGHSTLPSGLNCLQQDTPCFRGSPEYYSFAVDCGNNRTTRGLDGTIYEPDAAKLGAASYYVTSDTRWGVSNVGNYFLATDGVNIINSPQKIQNVLDSRLFETARMSASSVRYYGLGLENGNYTVLLQFAEFAYPDSQTWLSLGRRVFDIYVQGDLKEKNFDIRKMAGGKSFTAVNRSYTARVSKNFLEIHLFWAGKGTCCVPTQGYYGPMISALSVTPNFTPTVRNGVPKRRSKAGAIAGITIGALVLGVVSLFGVFLLVKKRRTITQQQEELYNLAGQPDVFSNTELKLATDNFSYQNIIGEGGYGPVYKGKLPDGRVIAVKQLSETSHQGKSQFVTEVATISAVQHRNLVKLHGCSIDSKTPLLVYEYLENGSLDRAIFGHSILKLDWATRFDIILGIARGLTYLHEESSVRIVHRDIKASNVLLDTDLTPKISDFGLAKLYDEKKTHVSTRIAGTMGYLAPEYAMRGHLSEKADVFAFGVLMLETVAGRSNTNNSLEESKIYLLEWAWGLYEMGQALRVVDPCIKEFDEKEAFRVICIALLCTQGSPHQRPPMSRVVAMLTGDVDVAEVVTKPSYITEWQLRDGGSSSYTTSSYAGSSNPEFSRQRETNPLAQSSPTITKASLVGR from the exons ATGCGGCGTTGGTGCAGCAGGATGAGCGGTCTCGTGTGGGTGGTGCTTGTGTGCTCATGGACATGGAGGATCGCAGCTGCTCAGGCTCCGCAACCACCAAAAACTGATCCACTCGAGG CGGCGGCCCTGAACACGATACTGGGAAGATGGGGCAAGAAGGCGTCGTCGGAGTGGAACATAAGCGGCGAGCCCTGCAGCGGTCTCGCCTCTGACAAAAGCGACTGGGATAACTACCCCAACATCAATCCATTCATCAAGTGCGACTGCACTTTCAGCAACAACACCCTCTGCCACATTACCAGACT GAGGGTAACAAATTTGAGCGTTGTTGGCGAAATACCTTTGGAGCTGCAGAATTTCACCTATATGCTGGACCT GAACCTGGGCTATAATTACTTGACTGGTGCCGTGCCATCATTCTTTGGAAAGTTTACTTTCATGAAATATTT GGCTTTTCCTTTCAATGCACTGTCTGGACCGCTTCCAAAGGAACTTGGAAACCTCACCAATCTCCTCTCGCT GGGCATTAGCTTTAACAATTTTAGCGGTCAACTTCCTGAAGAACTGGGCAATATGACCAATCTTCAGCAGAT GTACATCGATAGTTGTGGATTCAGTGGTCCGTTCCCTTCAACATTCTCAAAACTTCAGAACCTGAAGATCTT GAGGTCATCAGATAACGATTTTACAGGGAAAATACCTGATTATTTGGGGATCATGCCTAAGTTGGAAGATAT GGCTTTCCAAGGAAATTCTTTTGAAGGACCGATCCCACCAAGTTTAGCTAATCTAACCAAGTTAACCAACTT ACGGATTGGTGATATTGTAAATGGGAGCTCTTCATTGGCCTTTATCAGTAACCTCACATCTTTGAGCAACCT AATATTAAGGAACTGCAAGATATCTGGCAATCTCGCACCAGTAGATTTTTCGAAGTTTGGAGTTTTAACCCTGCT GGACTTGAGTTTTAACAATATCACAGGCCAAATTCCTCAAACCATTCTGAATATGACAAATCTTGAATTTCT GTTTCTTGGGAACAACAGCTTTACAGGAAGTCTTCCAGATGCTATAAGCCCATCCTTGAAAGCGAT CGATTTTTCCTACAACCAACTCACCGGAGGCTTGCCTTCTTGGGCTACCCAGAACAACTTCCAATT AAATTTGGTGGCAAACAACTTTGAACTTGGTACCATAGGCCACAG CACTTTACCTTCAGGACTAAACTGCCTCCAGCAAGACACCCCTTGTTTCCGTGGATCTCCAGAAT ACTATTCCTTTGCGGTTGACTGCGGCAATAATAGAACGACTAGAGGCTTAGATGGAACTATTTACGAACCAGATGCTGCAAAACTTGGGGCTGCATCATATTATGTTACTAGTGACACAAGATGGGGTGTAAGCAATGTCGGGAACTACTTTCTGGCTACAGATGGAGTGAACATAATAAATAGTccacagaaaattcagaatgtCCTTGATTCAAGATTATTTGAAACTGCAAGGATGTCGGCGTCGTCAGTGAGGTATTATGGCCTTGGACTCGAGAATGGAAATTACACTGTTCTGCTTCAATTTGCCGAGTTTGCTTATCCAGACTCGCAGACGTGGCTAAGCTTAGGAAGGAGAGTTTTTGACATATATGTCCAG GGTGAtctaaaagaaaagaattttgATATAAGGAAGATGGCGGGTGGAAAATCTTTTACTGCAGTCAACAGAAGTTATACTGCAAGAGTGTCGAAAAATTTCCTTGAGATTCATCTCTTTTGGGCTGGTAAGGGAACTTGTTGTGTACCTACTCAAGGTTACTATGGGCCGATGATCTCAGCATTAAGTGTCACACCAA ATTTTACTCCAACAGTTCGAAATGGTGTACCAAAAAGGAGAAGTAAAGCAGGTGCAATTGCTGGAATAACAATTGGTGCATTAGTGTTAGGAGTAGTATCCTTATTTGGAGTATTTTTGTTGgtaaagaagagaagaacaatAACACAACAGCAAGAag AACTGTACAACCTTGCTGGACAACCTGATGTCTTCAGTAACACTGAACTCAAGCTAGCTACCGACAATTTCAGTTATCAAAACATCATTGGAGAAGGCGGATATGGGCCAGTGTATAAG GGTAAACTACCTGATGGAAGAGTTATAGCAGTGAAACAACTTTCTGAAACATCTCATCAAGGCAAAAGCCAATTTGTGACAGAGGTAGCAACAATCTCTGCTGTGCAACACCGGAATCTTGTTAAATTGCATGGGTGCTCCATTGATAGTAAAACACCCTTGTTAGTTTATGAGTACCTTGAAAATGGAAGCCTGGATCGAGCAATATTTG GACATAGTATCTTAAAACTAGATTGGGCAACGCGATTTGATATCATTTTAGGCATAGCAAGAGGCCTAACATATCTTCATGAGGAGTCAAGTGTCCGCATTGTGCATAGGGACATCAAAGCCAGCAATGTCCTACTTGACACTGACCTCACCCCAAAGATCTCTGACTTTGGACTTGCCAAACTATATGATGAGAAGAAAACTCATGTGAGCACAAGAATTGCGGGCACAAT GGGCTACCTAGCTCCTGAGTATGCAATGAGAGGTCATTTGTCAGAGAAGGCCGATGTTTTTGCATTTGGAGTACTTATGTTGGAGACTGTTGCTGGTCGATCGAATACAAACAACTCCCTTGAGGAAAGCAAGATATATCTCTTGGAGTGG GCCTGGGGTTTGTATGAAATGGGGCAAGCTCTGCGCGTAGTCGATCCATGTATTAAGGAATTTGATGAGAAGGAAGCTTTCAGAGTCATCTGTATTGCTCTCCTTTGTACGCAGGGTTCACCGCACCAGCGGCCGCCAATGTCAAGGGTTGTGGCAATGCTCACCGGAGATGTTGATGTGGCTGAGGTGGTCACGAAGCCGAGCTATATCACCGAGTGGCAGCTCAGGGATGGTGGGAGCAGTAGCTACACCACTAGTAGCTATGCAGGATCTAGTAACCCTGAGTTTAGTAGGCAGAGGGAGACCAACCCTCTTGCACAGTCATCACCAACGATCACCAAAGCTAGTCTGGTGGGAAGGTGA